In the Nothobranchius furzeri strain GRZ-AD chromosome 15, NfurGRZ-RIMD1, whole genome shotgun sequence genome, one interval contains:
- the LOC129164796 gene encoding kelch-like protein 10, which translates to MTREGQSSHKMMPVFNELRLDEELTDAVIQVQDVEFKVHKICLCCIPYFRSLFTQWSPPEERVYELPFTSAETMKMIIDHVYTGVLVLTDNNVENVLEVAAYLTYEELLEACSDYLITRLSPHSCINTWRLTSKYYLPKLCSAAFSYILDHFEEVALSGSFLELSMPEVEDIISSDNLMVRQESAVFESVIRWVSHSPAERQRDTYVLLSKIRLATMDLECLNAVMTIVLEHPDQACICIVSRATFLRLRILLTKCGFTGTNDPLSRPRLPPAILLAIGGWRGGDSTNAIEAYDVRAERWITVENMDRPRAFHGSVFLDGFVYCIGGCDRVEQFNSVCRFNPITHTWMAVSPMYYRRSFVSVSVLNGLIYAMGGFNGQRSLETAEYYCPETNQWHLIASMHERRSNASCTAFQGKIYICGGFNGHHSLLSAEFYTPETNHWTLIRPMSNPRSGVGVIAFADRVYAVGGYDGTECLRSAEAYNPQTNTWVAVPPMFTPRCSFGLEVIEDKLIVVGGLNVFSSTSNAEFYSTTTNRWTKICSMNVSRSSLSCCVISGLTNMETYAFPREPLEEEEEEETEEEEEEEEEEEEEEEEETEEEETV; encoded by the exons ATCCCTCTTCACACAGTGGTCTCCTCCAGAGGAGAGGGTTTACGAACTGCCCTTCACGTCAGCTGAAACAATGAAGATGATCATTGACCACGTTTATACTGGGGTCCTTGTCCTCACAGACAACAATGTGGAAAACGTTTTGGAAGTGGCAGCCTACCTCACCTATGAGGAGCTACTTGAAGCTTGCAGTGACTATCTCATTACGCGACTGTCCCCACACAGCTGCATTAACACCTGGAGGCTTACATCCAAGTACTACCTTCCTAAGCTGTGCTCTGCAGCCTTTTCCTACATCCTTGACCACTTTGAGGAGGTTGCTCTCTCTGGCAGTTTCCTGGAGCTGTCCATGCCAGAAGTCGAAGACATCATCAGCAGTGACAACCTGATGGTGAGACAGGAGAGCGCCGTGTTTGAGTCTGTCATCAGATGGGTATCCCACTCGCCGGCGGAACGTCAGAGAGACACCTATGTCCTTTTGTCTAAG ATCAGACTGGCCACAATGGATTTAGAGTGCTTGAATGCTGTGATGACAATTGTGCTGGAGCATCCCGATCAAGCCTGCATATGCATTGTTTCACGTGCAACTTTTCTTCGCCTACGTATCCTCCTAACTAAGTGTGGTTTTACTGGAACCAACGACCCCCTTAGCCGTCCTCGTCTGCCACCTGCCATCCTCCTGGCCATTGGAGGCTGGAGGGGTGGGGATTCAACCAATGCCATAGAAGCCTATGATGTCAGGGCTGAACGCTGGATCACCGTGGAAAACATGGATCGTCCTCGTGCCTTTCATGGCTCTGTTTTCTTAGATGGATTTGTTTACTGCATCGGTGGCTGTGACAGAGTGGAGCAGTTCAACAGCgtctgcaggttcaatcccattaCCCACACCTGGATGGCGGTTTCACCAATGTACTATCGCCGGAGCTTTGTGAGTGTCAGCGTTCTGAACGGGCTCATCTATGCAATGGGAGGCTTTAATGGACAAAGAAGTCTTGAGACAGCTGAGTACTACTGTCCTGAAACCAACCAGTGGCATCTCATTGCATCCATGCATGAGCGAAGAAGTAATGCCAGCTGCACCGCATTTCAGGGAAAG ATCTACATCTGTGGTGGATTCAACGGACACCATTCCCTGCTGTCAGCGGAGTTTTACACACCAGAAACCAACCACTGGACATTAATCCGCCCTATGAGCAACCCGCGCAGTGGTGTCGGAGTCATTGCGTTTGCGGATCGTGTTTATGCA GTCGGCGGCTATGACGGTACTGAATGTCTGCGCAGTGCTGAGGCCTACAATCCGCAAACCAATACTTGGGTGGCCGTGCCACCCATGTTTACTCCTCGCTGCAGTTTTGGTCTGGAAGTGATTGAAGACAAGCTCATCGTTGTTGGAGGCTTGAATGTCTTCTCCTCCACTTCCAATGCTGAGTTCTACAGTACTACAACCAATCGGTGGACTAAAATCTGCAGCATGAACGTGTCCCGCAgctctttgagctgctgtgtgatATCTGGACTTACAAATATGGAGACTTATGCTTTCCCTCGAGAACctttagaagaggaagaagaggaagagacagaagaggaagaagaggaagaggaagaagaggaagaggaagaagaggaagagacagAAGAGGAAGAGACAGTCTGA